The Aedes albopictus strain Foshan chromosome 1, AalbF5, whole genome shotgun sequence genomic interval tcgtgaaaatcgtcccactcgtgtttatccccgctcttcttattacagcctccaaagcaatgttgaacagcaagcacgaaagaccatcaccttgccgtaaccctctgcgatattcgaagggactcgagagtgttcctgatactctaactacgcacatcactcgatccatcgtcgccttgatcaaccgtatcagtttatccgggaatccgtattcgtgcataatctgccatagctgttctcgatcgattgtatcatacgccgatttgaaatcgatgaacaagtgatgtgtgggcacgttgtattcgcggcatttctgcaacacctggcggatggcgaacatctggtccgttgtagcgcgttcacccataaatccagcctgatattgccccacgaactctcttgcaatcggtgatagacggcggcataaaatttgagagagtatcttgtaggcagcgctcagtagtgtgatcgcgcggtagttcccgcaatccaacttgtcgccctttttgtagatgggacacacgataccttccatccattcctccggtaatacttcctcctcccaaatcttggtaatgacccagtgtagtgctctcaccagtgcttctccaccgtattttagaagctcgcttggtagatggtctgctccagcggccttgttgtttttcaaccggccaacctcctcctcaatctcttgaagatcaggggccggaagtctttcgtcctgtgcacatactcctagatctgttaccacgccaccttcggtacttgcaacgtcgccattgaggtgctcatcgtaatgctgccgccacctcccgaccacctcacgctcgctcgtgagaatattcccgtgattatctcggcacatgtcggcttgtggcacaaagcctctgcgcgagcggttcagcttctcgtagaactttcgtgtgtccttagcgcggtacagctcttccatcgcttcgcgatctcgttcttcctgctggcgcttcttcatccggaagactgagttctgcctgttccgcgcctgtttgtaacacGCCTTAATTCGCTctcgtacactcagcgaagtaaactatctaaatgcatcaaaataccttatgaaatttagccataactgtaaagtatggatgccataggAATAGCTTATGAAAAttaaacatgcttattatgacctaattacataagataaacttatgaaaagagcagaaaaatcgtaaaatgatgcagactggaatcgatccatgaacgtcgagatcactgagctcgtgcccaacccacgcggctatcgacgcttgagaattttGTGGTGCTAAatatgtataaaagccaaactgtgagtcgattctgcgtcataaaccgaccttatgaaatttaatctagccgttatgaattgtttaaagaccATTTCATAACTTAGACCTAAtggtaatcttaggtttatttgcctgagtgtacggtgttgcagcattctcgcccatgctgcattcttctcgtttttcaactgttcacattcgccgtcgtaccagtcgtttctgtgattcggagtcgcgaagcctagtgctgtagccgaggtactacctatgacggatcggatgtccctcctgccatcttcaagtgtagctgcgccaagctgctcttccgttggtagggccactgctaactgctgcgcgtagtcttgagccacttctacgttacgaagttgctcgatgttgagccgcggcgttcgacttcgacgcgtggtgataactgtcgaaagttttgagcgcatgcatacagcgactaagtagtgatccgaatctatattcgcactgcgatatgtgcggacgttggttagaGTAATTTAAACTTCTCAAGTTCTCAAAATAAAACTTCTCAAGTTGAACACAGTGTTCCAGAAGTGTGTTAACTTTGTGCTAGATAAATTTGTTCAACTGTCAAATCAAAATGTAACATAGAAGTCCAAAAACATCGCGTTTGACATTAAAATTGCACGGAAAATTATCGATACACGTTCAAAGTCCAGTGATGATAACAAATTGAGAAAGTTAATAGCCCAGCTATACTGCTGCCGCTGGTGCATGAAATtctaataatttattatgtgataTAAGTGATATTACCGAAACTGTAGTCATGTCCTCAAAAACGGGTCTGCTGACGGCGGTACACCTAGCCAACATCGCCAGTACTTTGGCCGCCACTCGAAAGTATGCACTGGGAACTCTCTACGTTCAGCTACATCCACGGTTCCAGGAGGTGGCGAAACCGACCGCTTTTAGTAAATTTATTGCCACCGTGTATCAAAGTTCGCCAAAGGTGCTCGGTCCAGGGGTGGACTTGCGTATTCTGATTAGTTCACTTAAATCGAAAGAGATTATTCCGGTGAGTCGCCCCGTTGATTATCTTTTCTACGACTACTGCGTGGATCCGCAACAAGACGGATTGGATGTGACGAAGACCTACCCCGGCTCGAGTGTGATCGAACTCGGAACGCAACCGTTTGCGATCGATGCAAGGGAGCTCATCGAGTCTAGTGAAACATTTAAAAATGTCGTTCTCGGAGGAACGTTTGATCGCATCCACGCCGGGCACAAGGTTTTGCTATCGCAAGCGGCGCTGTTGGCCGAAGAGCGGTTGGTCGTTGGAGTGACCGACGAGAATATGATCAAGAGCAAAAAGCTATGGGAGCTGATTCTGCCAACCGAGCGAAGGATTGAAGATGTTCGAGCGTTTATCGACGACGTCGATTGCACTTTGAAGCACGAAGTTGTTCCTATCAGCGACCCCTTCGGACCAACGGCAACTGATCCACACATGGATGTAGGTTTTAAATGGATATTAACGTACCGAATATGATACTCAAGATTGCACATCTTTTTCGTAACATTTCAGCTCATCGTCGTCAGCACGGAAACGTCTCGAGGTGGCGCCAAGGTGAACGAACTTCGCGCCAAAAACGGACTCAACCAACTCAAGGTGCACACGATCGATCTACTGGACGATGAACTCACTGTCGAAGACAAGGAAGATAAGATCAGTTCCAGCAACCAGCGGATGGATCTGTTGGGAACGCGCCTCAAACCGCGTGATGCGAAACCACATCTCAGCTCGAAGCCGTACATCATCGGACTGGTCGGTGGGGTGGCAGCCGGCAAAAGCAAAATGGCGGAACGTTTCGCTAAGCTTGGCGCGGGGGTGATCGATTGCGATAAGATTGCCCATGAGCTGTACGAACCGGGCGAGGATTGCTACCAAACGGTGATCAACAACTTTGGCATGGGCATTCTGAATGAGGACAAGACGATCAACCGGAAGGCTCTGGGTGCGATTGTTTTCTCCGATCCGGACAAGCTGGATTTGTTGAACACAATTTTGTGGGACGCCATTTTGGAGCGGGCCAAGCAACGTATCAAGGAAATGTACGAGAAGCAGAACAAGCAGATCATTATTATGGAAGCAGCTGTGCTGCTGCGAGCGGGATGGCAAAGCGCTTGCCACGAGATTTGGTCCTGCATTATTCCCCGCGAGGAAGCCATCCAGCGATTGATGGAGCGAAACGGTTTGACCGAAGAGGAAGCCGATAAGAGGATTAAGGCACAGATTAGTAACAGCGAGTTGGTAAAGAATTCGGATATTGTATTTTGTACGGCTTGGAGCTACGAGTATTCACAAACGCAAGCGGAGAAGGTGTGGGCGGATTTGGTGGAGGAGTTGAAGCTGAAGCTGTGAATTTTATTGTTGACAAAATAAACGTTATAGGTATTGGGATTCCTGGGCCGTTAAATGTATACTTCGTATCAcattcttttgggattctttttAGCATCGTTTCCAGGAAGTTAAAACTAGTTCTACCAGGGATATCAacttaaatttctcaaaaattaaaattaaatttaggatttatttcaaatgtTTTGACAGGTACATACAGAAcgtgaaatttaaaatttatcaTCAAACAGGAGTTGACCACAGATTTTTACACCCAGGACAGTTTGTCAACCGTCTGAGATACTTCTTCATACAATCCTTGTGGAATGATTCAGGACACTTCTCACATCGAACACCCTGTAAAACAAATAAGAATATAAAATAGGCATTCAATTGACACACTGCCGCCACCCAACTTACGTAGAACACCGATTCCTTGCACAGTTTGCACATCCGCATCTGTTCCGGATAGTTGGTCGTTAGGTACCGATCGAACTCGCCGATTACCTTCGGCCCGAAGTGCCACATCCCACCCAGCTGCACAAAGTATCCCATCTTTTCCCACTGGTCCAGCAGTTGCTCGGCTCGCACCTTGCTGAGTTGCTTGCCTTGGATCTCCCCCGTCAGATTCAGGCACATGATCGGTTTCAGTTTGTGCTCTTCGCTCGTGGCCATCTCCCGCAGCACCAGCCGGAACAGGGTCGTTTCCGATTCGCTGTAGTAATTCTGAATCCGATCGATCTGCGACTCCACCAAATTGCAGAACACGTAAAAGTCCGTATCGGCCGGTTCGTAGTGGACGAAGCAAATTTTCTGGTCGTAGCGGTACAGTTTGCCGTTGATGGACGCCACCACCTCGGGGATATCGTCCTCCGAAGGGATCTCTTCGCCGTCGTGATCTTAATGGGAAGAGAGATGATTCAATGAAGGTTTCTTTTATGAAAAATAGGGTTTACTCGTTTACTTACATTTCGCGTAGATGGCAAGTAGTGCCTTATAGGCTTGTTTGGCACTCATCGTGCCATGGTGGGCTATAGCTTGCGCGAACGCGCGATGTACGTCCGTGTACGGCATTGCTGTTGGCATATCTGGACGATGTGATTATATAGTTCTTATCTATTCTGATCGACGACTATCGAGTACGCTTTTGCAAAACTGATAATATTTATTAGCGAACCGCGCTTTTGCCtgtcgcaaaaaaaaacaaacagttgTTAAGCTAACGGGACCTACCTTGCAACTCTCTcacaaatgtctgtgtgtgtgtacatATGTGTATCGAGATGTGCATGTACTAAAAATCATAATGGTTCTTATAGGTTCTTATTGGAAAACTTTGTATCTGTGTTTCTATCGATAGAATCTCATTGGCAGTTGGGAGATAGAATGAATTTAGCAATTTAtgtcgtttttctttttgaacctgggttggaactggattggcggaaaatgtgtaaacaaacaacgtcaaacaaattttagtacaagcgaaaccgaaatcgggttggggttgaaactgtgatctgatccagttccaacccaggttggaactgaataataaagaaaaacggcattaggctCATCTGTGCACGCGAATtccattaaattaaaat includes:
- the LOC134285660 gene encoding bifunctional coenzyme A synthase, coding for MSSKTGLLTAVHLANIASTLAATRKYALGTLYVQLHPRFQEVAKPTAFSKFIATVYQSSPKVLGPGVDLRILISSLKSKEIIPVSRPVDYLFYDYCVDPQQDGLDVTKTYPGSSVIELGTQPFAIDARELIESSETFKNVVLGGTFDRIHAGHKVLLSQAALLAEERLVVGVTDENMIKSKKLWELILPTERRIEDVRAFIDDVDCTLKHEVVPISDPFGPTATDPHMDLIVVSTETSRGGAKVNELRAKNGLNQLKVHTIDLLDDELTVEDKEDKISSSNQRMDLLGTRLKPRDAKPHLSSKPYIIGLVGGVAAGKSKMAERFAKLGAGVIDCDKIAHELYEPGEDCYQTVINNFGMGILNEDKTINRKALGAIVFSDPDKLDLLNTILWDAILERAKQRIKEMYEKQNKQIIIMEAAVLLRAGWQSACHEIWSCIIPREEAIQRLMERNGLTEEEADKRIKAQISNSELVKNSDIVFCTAWSYEYSQTQAEKVWADLVEELKLKL
- the LOC134285661 gene encoding non-structural maintenance of chromosomes element 1 homolog, encoding MPTAMPYTDVHRAFAQAIAHHGTMSAKQAYKALLAIYAKYHDGEEIPSEDDIPEVVASINGKLYRYDQKICFVHYEPADTDFYVFCNLVESQIDRIQNYYSESETTLFRLVLREMATSEEHKLKPIMCLNLTGEIQGKQLSKVRAEQLLDQWEKMGYFVQLGGMWHFGPKVIGEFDRYLTTNYPEQMRMCKLCKESVFYGVRCEKCPESFHKDCMKKYLRRLTNCPGCKNLWSTPV